One Aspergillus oryzae RIB40 DNA, chromosome 2 genomic window carries:
- a CDS encoding MBL fold metallo-hydrolase (predicted protein): MTEAKPHTSKHSKTPHSQPNKPPSTYNTMSSLLKADVWVSSRLPIAIQRDGQSSAFSPISCALIHGTYEAVLVDTPISTTQTTDLTKWIEETAPTKTLKYIYITHGHGDHWFGIPLLLKRWPSARAIATPATVAHSQGQLEPEKFIDIWTRFFPGQIYQPQKTAEPWPSDTFTMEGHEFRIIEVGHTDTLDSTALYTPDIHLVVAGDIVYGDVHQFFWGG; encoded by the coding sequence ATGACCGAGGCCAAACCACACACCAGCAAACATAGTAAAACACCACATTCTCAGCCAAACAAACCTCCATCTACATATAACACCATGAGTTCACTCCTCAAAGCCGACGTCTGGGTCTCCTCCCGTCTgcccatcgccatccaacGAGACGGCCAATCCAGCGCCTTTTCCCCAATATCCTGCGCCCTCATCCACGGCACCTACGAGGCAGTCCTAGTCGACACACCAATCTCCACTACCCAAACCACAGACCTAACCAAATGGATCGAAGAAACCGCCCCAACCAAAACCCTcaaatacatatacatcACGCACGGGCACGGCGACCACTGGTTCGGGATCCCGCTCCTACTGAAGCGATGGCCGTCAGCACGCGCAATCGCCACTCCGGCAACAGTCGCCCATTCACAAGGACAGCTTGAGCCGGAGAAGTTCATCGATATCTGGACCCGGTTTTTTCCTGGTCAGATCTATCAGCCGCAGAAGACGGCGGAACCGTGGCCTTCAGACACTTTCACGATGGAAGGTCATGAGTTCCGGATTATTGAGGTCGGACATACGGATACGCTTGATTCGACTGCGTTGTATACTCCTGATATTCATCTCGTCGTGGCTGGGGATATTGTGTATGGGGATGTTCATCAGTTCTTTTGGGGAGGCTAA
- a CDS encoding uncharacterized protein (predicted protein) yields MAPTSRRLRLSNPSSRNQRILWKRRTGALLVLRTNGSDVCGGLISEEETIIPIHHWIPKDMSPAEASQHFLASNISAFDTYANYTVYLCAQTLGVLFNPSSQLPPSCVTCRYLGSPDDRDTYVHRWKRLFDSVEEWYDNRPNQMKSIFVIPATAGPGQERPFPTVLYGNGAAISGNQLYHACALLLLQRKPKTLSLSRRPKSVLWHARQICAISASNTHHGCWTNALQPLWLAGKAMSHHSEHTAIIETLARIERETGWATAWRVEDLKDFWGEDDDMDEMEPMRIDVEGDVSLQTPRSIRSL; encoded by the exons ATGGCGCCGACATCTAGACGGCTGCGCCTATCTAATCCAAGCAGCCGAAATCAACGGATTctctggaaaagaagaacaggcGCTCTTCTGGTGCTTCGCACGAATGG ATCAGACGTCTGCGGTGGTCTtatctccgaagaagaaaccatcaTCCCCATTCACCACTGGATCCCCAAAGACATGAGTCCGGCCGAAGCATCCCAGCACTTCCTAGCCTCCAATATATCCGCCTTCGATACCTACGCAAACTATACCGTGTACCTCTGCGCACAGACACTCGGTGTCCTCTTCAATCCCTCATCTCAACTTCCTCCGTCCTGTGTAACTTGTCGATACCTAGGCAGTCCAGATGATCGAGATACCTACGTGCATCGGTGGAAACGCCTTTTTGATAGCGTCGAAGAGTGGTACGATAATCGGCCGAACCAGATGAAGTCGATCTTTGTCATACCGGCTACAGCGGGGCCGGGGCAGGAGAGGCCGTTTCCGACGGTACTGTATGGAAATGGAGCTGCTA TCTCTGGTAATCAGTTGTATCACGCGTGTGCGTTACTGTTGCTTCAGCGGAAGCCGAAGAcgctttctctttcccggCGGCCG AAATCCGTCCTCTGGCATGCCAGGCAAATCTGCGCTATCTCCGCTTCTAATACCCATCA CGGCTGCTGGACAAACGCCCTCCAACCACTCTGGCTAGCTGGTAAAGCCATGTCTCATCATTCTGAACACACGGCAATTATTGAAACATTGGCACGTATTGAGCGTGAGACTGGTTGGGCTACAGCATGGAGAGTCGAGGATCTGAAAGACTTCTGgggagaggatgacgacATGGATGAAATGGAGCCGATGAGAATAGATGTGGAGGGGGACGTGAGTCTGCAGACTCCGCGGAGTATTCGGAGCCTTTAA
- a CDS encoding uncharacterized protein (predicted protein) has protein sequence MLPGSVRAPDVSIAVDADENVGQSFPPGSTFPEAHDSPGDESKPTCTGCRRRGEKCQWRVLGSFREANIKVLEPGHPSMNQSVGRNNRQSKFKILNVDPPSARKERARKEQTLPERAPSAQPQQESQQEASAPSPLPVGYPDQTQAQLPQSEFHPCDDQGLSPSLSSNASFYPAAEVRNHERDGGCNEEATTEVPNHIPHTASPNHPYMHSSPEFVIDELTALRNFSNNAASFPQAAQEAYQGIASPLFDHSVFSDPVNDVFLPGSAYEALHTTLRNRQLWTARPDIPSRCSSPASVSESGAVTPNGLHPSEVNNYSRPSRPFELSPTRENVLWQNYLNEICLWPYRPARSSENKIRSPSQKAFPCTRRQSISSSRS, from the exons ATGCTCCCCGGAAGCGTACGCGCACCGGATGTATCAATTGCAGTAGACGCAGACGAAAATGTGGGACAATCATTCCCCCCTGGAAGTACTTTCCCAGAAGCTCACGATAGTCCAGGTGACGAGTCCAAGCCAACATGCACCGGCTGCAGACGGCGCGGTGAGAAGTGCCAATGGCGCGTACTAGGTTCGTTCAGAGAGGCCAATATCAAAGTCCTCGAGCCCGGCCATCCGTCGATGAACCAATCAGTTGGTCGGAATAATCGGCAGAGTAAATTCAAG ATATTGAACGTTGATCCTCCTTCGGCCCGAAAAGAGCGTGCTCGTAAAGAGCAAACGTTGCCCGAAAGGGCGCCGTCTGCTCAACCACAGCAGGAGTCACAGCAGGAGGCTTCGGCGCCTTCACCGCTACCTGTTGGTTATCCGGATCAGACCCAGGCTCAGTTGCCTCAGTCTGAGTTCCATCCCTGTGATGATCAGGGTCTTTCCCCGTCGCTATCGAGTAATGCTTCCTTTTACCCGGCTGCGGAAGTCCGCAACCATGAACGCGATGGCGGCTGCAACGAGGAGGCCACCACCGAAGTTCCCAATCACATTCCCCATACCGCTTCACCTAATCATCCGTATATGCATTCCAGTCCCGAATTTGTAATTGATGAGCTCACTGCATTACGAAACTTCTCCAATAATGCAGCCTCCTTCCCTCAAGCTGCCCAGGAAGCCTACCAGGGCATTgcctctcctctctttgatCACAGTGTCTTCTCCGATCCAGTCAATgatgtctttcttcctggaTCCGCCTATGAGGCGCTTCATACTACGCTGCGGAATCGACAGCTCTGGACAGCCCGACCGGACATCCCTAGTCGGTGTAGCTCACCAGCGTCAGTTTCAGAGTCCGGTGCGGTGACTCCCAATGGGTTGCATCCAAGTGAAGTAAACAACTACTCGAGACCAAGCCGTCCATTTGAACTCTCACCAACTCGGGAAAATGTGCTGTGGCAAAACTATCTCAATGAGATTTGTCTATGG CCTTATCGGCCCGCCAGATCGAGCGAAAACAAAATCAGAAGTCCCAGTCAGAAAGCCTTTCCTTGTACCAGGAGGCaatccatctcctcctcccggAGCTAG
- a CDS encoding uncharacterized protein (predicted transporter (major facilitator superfamily)), translating to MTFLVGKPLTLAITATAGSGFLLFGYDQGVMSGLLSGDAFVRTFPEINTNTGANGSATLQGTVVAIYEIGCFLGALMALFWGEKVGRRMCIMAGCVILSIGAALQCSAFSIPHMIVGRIVAGIGNGLNTSTIPVWHSELSKPESRGKGLAIELCINIFGVMTAYWVDYGMSYVKNDAQFRFPIALQILFAIVTFIGIIGLPESPRWDVAEITQAIREEQAATEESSFMMVFKNGPQKFLHRTLLGMGGQMMQQLSGVNLITYYNTVIFEKSVGMSHNLALLLAGFNGVAYFVSTLVPIWTIDRLGRRKLMLFAVIGQCACMAILAGTVWDGGHAAGLVATVMLFLFNFFFGVGLLAIPWLLPAEYSPLATRTRSAALATATNWIFTFLVVEITPVSIDNVGYRTYIYFAVFNFCFIPLIYFFYPETRNLTLEQIDHLFTGEKVKLHWHASMGVAGDAERRVGEKDAELAGVQHVE from the exons ATGACATTTCTTGTTGGAAAGCCGCTGACTCTGGCCATCACGGCCACTGCTGGCAGTGGCTTCCTTCT TTTCGGTTATGATCAAGGTGTCATGTCAGGTCTCCTGTCGGGAGACGCGTTCGTTCGAACATTTCCCGAGATTAACACCAACACGGGTGCCAATGGCAGCGCGACTTTGCAAGGAACTGT TGTTGCCATCTATGAGATT GGCTGTTTCCTGGGCGCCCTCATGGCCCTATTTTGGGGTGAGAAGGTTGGACGTCGCATGTGTATCATGGCTGGCTGTGTGATCCTCTCAATTGGTGCTGCCCTGCAATGCAGTGCTTTCAGTATTCCCCATATGATCGTGGGTCGAATTGTGGCAGGGATTGGAAACGGACTCAACACTAGTACTATCC CGGTTTGGCATTCCGAACTGAGTAAGCCTGAGAGCCGAGGGAAAGGG CTCGCTATTGAACTGTGTATCAATATTTTCGGGGTCATGACGGCGTACTGGGTCG ACTATGGCATGAGCTACGTCAAGAACGACGCCCAATTTCGCTTCCCTATTGCCCTTCAGATTCTCTTCGCTATCGTCACTTTCATTGGCATCATTGGCTTGCCCGAATCACCTCGTTGG GATGTCGCCGAAATCACACAGGCTATCAGGGAGGAACAAGCCGCTACAGAAGAGAGTTCGTTCATGATGGTGTTCAAAAACGGTCCCCAGAAGTTTCTGCATCGGACACTCCTGGGTATGGGCGGACAGATGATGCAACAGTTGTCCGGTGTGAACCTGATCACCTAT TACAATACCGTTATCTTCGAAAAGTCTGTCGGAATGAGCCACAACTTGGCGCTGTTATTGGCAGGCTTCAATGGTGTGGCGTACTTTGTGTCAACCTTGGTCCCTATCTGGACGATTGATCG GCTCGGTCGTCGGAAGCTGATGCTTTTCGCTGTGATCGGACAATGTGCGTGCATGGCTATCCTGGCCGGCACAGTCTGGGATGGTGGTCATGCCGCAGGTCTGGTAGCCACTGTCATGCTGTTCCTGTTTaacttcttcttcggagTGGGTTTGCTTGCGATTCCATGGCTCT TGCCTGCGGAATACTCGCCGTTGGCCACTCGTACCCGATCCGCAGCATTGGCTACGGCAACCAACT GGATCTTTACattcttggtggtggaaatCACTCCCGTCAGCATTGACAACGTTGGGTACCGCACTTATATCTATTTTGCAG TGTTCAACTTCTGCTTCATCCCTCTCATCTATTTCTTCTACCCCGAGACGCGCAACCTCACTCTGGAACAAATCGACCACTTGTTTACTGGCGAGAAGGTGAAACTTCATTGGCACGCATCGATGGGCGTTGCTGGCGATGCGGAGCGTCGCgtgggagagaaggatgcCGAACTTGCTGGTGTCCAGCATGTAGAATAG
- a CDS encoding oxidoreductase, short chain dehydrogenase/reductase family (dehydrogenases with different specificities (related to short-chain alcohol dehydrogenases)), protein MAPSAVPENTTTVAPESIQNPAVARTGDLFSLGNRTVVITGGGRGLGIVLAAAVIEAGGDVACLDLLPTPSEEEWATVQKLASARGLQATYTQCDITNEELTKDVLEKIAAEGLKRNMPLRGAITCAGIQQMVPALDYPIDGWRKMLDVNVIGTFIPAKHCARIFKEQNTPGSIVMIASMSGQIANRGLTCTAYNSSKAAVHQMCRSVAQEWGQYGIRVNTLSAGYIRTAMTDALLKEKPEVEETWMRGALLGRLGVPEDFKAPTVYMLADGSGWMTGTDLRVDGGHCASA, encoded by the exons ATGGCCCCCTCCGCAGTCCCTGAGAACACGACCACCGTCGCCCCAGAATCCATCCAGAATCCAGCCGTGGCTCGGACCGGCGACCTCTTCTCTCTCGGCAACCGCACAGTCGTGATCACCGGCGGCGGTCGCGGACTCGGAATCGTCCTCGCAGCAGCCGTCATCGAAGCCGGCGGAGATGTCGCCTGTCTGGacctcctccccacccccaGCGAAGAGGAATGGGCTACCGTGCAGAAGCTGGCTTCTGCCCGTGGTCTCCAGGCAACATACACCCAGTGCGACATCACCAACGAGGAGCTGACAAAGGACGTTCTTGAGAAGATCGCCGCGGAGGGACTGAAGCGCAACATGCCTTTGCGGGGCGCGATCACCTGCGCCGGGATTCAGCAAATGGTGCCTGCGTTGGATTACCCGATTGatggatggaggaagatgttggaTGTCAA CGTCATCGGAACATTCATCCCAGCCAAGCACTGCGCACGTATCTTCAAGGAACAAAACACCCCCGGAAGTATCGTCATGATCGCCTCTATGTCCGGCCAGATCGCCAACCGCGGTCTGACATGTACGGCCTACAACTCCTCCAAGGCAGCCGTTCACCAGATGTGTCGCTCTGTTGCCCAGGAATGGGGCCAGTATGGTATTCGTGTGAACACGTTGTCCGCTGGT TACATCCGCACGGCTATGACCGATGCGCTcttgaaggagaagcccgaggtcgaggagaccTGGATGCGTGGTGCTCTTTTGGGCCGCTTGGGTGTTCCCGAGGACTTCAAGGCGCCTACAGTGTACATGCTTGCTGATGGTAGTGGCTGGATGACTGGAACGGATCTGAGGGTCGATGGTGGTCACTGTGCTTCTGCTTAA
- a CDS encoding putative alpha-L-rhamnosidase A (predicted protein), whose product MRLPWSAWLLSPALLAVACYGVPYNEYILAPASRHLVPFEVLEVNGSVTDPSSLTQSTGGNATFNGPASVTFDFGRNIAGIVSLDIGSSSTRDAFIGVTFTESSLWISSQACDATADSGLDSPLWFPVGRGAGTYTADKKHNRGAFRYMTLVTNTTAVVSVRNVQINYTAAPSQDLRAYTGYFHSNDELLNRVWYAGAYTNQICTIDPSTGDALPFLGVISSDSNITLPETNPWYSNYTISNGSSTLTDGAKRDRLIWPGDMSIALESVSVSTADLYSVRTALETLLSQQRSDGRLPYASEPFLDLVSYTYHLHSLIGVSYYYRHSGDRAWLSKYWGQYQKGLQWALSSVDNTGLANITASSDWLRFGMGGHNIEANAILYFVLNEAQELSQAINNHTNANWTKIASGIKSATNKNLWDANNGLYKDNETTTLYPQDGNAWAIKANLTLSTNQSSTISSALSSRWGNYGAPAPEAADAVSPFIGGFEIQAHFLANQPQKALDLIRLQWGFMLDDPRMTNSTFIEGYSTDGTLHYAPYTNDARVSHAHGWSTGPTAALSFFVAGLHLTGSAGATWRFAPQPGDLTSVDAGYTTALGLFSTTFKRSENGDYQELTFTTPQGTTGDVDLAGAEGTLVSADGERVFLVKGTATGITGGSWNLEVASQ is encoded by the exons ATGCGTCTTCCGTGGTCCGCGTGGCTCCTCAGCCCAGCTCTCCTGGCTGTGGCCTGTTATGGCGTGCCTTACAACGAATACATTCTCGCCCCCGCATCACGACACCTCGTTCCctttgaagttcttgaagtTAATGGCTCCGTTACAGATCCCTCCTCTTTGACACAATCCACCGGTGGAAATGCTACATTCAATGGACCAGCTTCTGTGACGTTTGACTTTGGCCGTAACATAGCCGGCATTGTGTCTCTTGACATTGGATCCTCGTCTACACGCGATGCCTTCATTGGCGTGACTTTCACAGAATCTAGTCTGTGGATCAGCAGTCAGGCTTGCGACGCTACCGCGGATTCAGGTCTTGACTCACCACTATGGTTCCCTGTTGGTCGAGGAGCCGGTACATATACGGCAGATAAGAAACACAATCGCGGCGCTTTCCGGTACATGACTCTGGTCACAAACACGACTGCCGTAGTATCTGTCCGCAATGTCCAGATCAACTACACCGCCGCCCCATCTCAGGATCTCCGCGCATACACGGGCTACTTCCACAGTAATGACGAGCTGCTCAACCGCGTCTGGTACGCGGGTGCATACACTAACCAGATCTGTACGATTGATCCAAGTACAGGGGACGCATTGCCTTTCTTAGGCGTCATTAGCTCGGACAGTAACATCACTCTTCCGGAGACCAACCCTTGGTATAGCAACTACACCATCTCAAATGGTAGCAGCACGCTTACAGACGGTGCGAAGCGGGACCGTCTGATCTGGCCGGGCGATATGTCAATTGCACTGGAAAGTGTTTCCGTGAGCACAGCAGACCTCTATAGTGTGCGCACAGCCCTAGAGACCCTGCTTTCTCAACAAAGATCGGACGGCCGTCTACCCTACGCTAGCGAGCCGTTCCTTGATCTTGTGAGCTACACATACCATCTCCACAGCCTCATTGGCGTATCATACTACTACCGACATTCGGGCGACCGGGCCTGGCTATCGAAGTATTGGGGTCAATACCAGAAGGGTCTGCAATGGGCACTATCCAGCGTGGATAACACCGGACTCGCCAATATTACTGCTAGCTCTGACTGGTTGCGGTTCGGAATGGGCGGCCAC AACATCGAAGCAAACGCTATCCTCTATTTCGTCCTCAATGAAGCCCAGGAACTCTCCCAAGCAATCAACAACCATACCAATGCCAACTGGACCAAAATAGCCAGCGGTATCAAATCCGCCACCAACAAGAATCTCTGGGACGCAAACAACGGTCTTTACAAAGACAACGAAACGACCACTCTATACCCCCAAGACGGCAACGCATGggccatcaaggccaacctcaccctctccaccaaCCAAAGCAGCACTATCTCCTCCGCCCTGAGCTCTCGCTGGGGCAACTACGGTGCACCAGCACCCGAGGCTGCAGATGCCGTATCCCCTTTCATTGGTGGCTTCGAAATACAGGCTCACTTCCTCGCCaatcaaccccaaaaagCGCTGGACTTAATCCGCCTGCAATGGGGCTTTATGCTTGATGATCCCCGCATGACGAACTCGACTTTCATTGAGGGCTACTCCACTGATGGAACTCTCCACTATGCCCCGTATACCAATGATGCCCGTGTCTCGCATGCTCATGGTTGGTCAACTGGCCCCACGGCGGCGCTCAGTTTCTTCGTGGCCGGACTGCATCTTACAGGTTCTGCTGGGGCTACATGGAGGTTCGCCCCGCAGCCTGGTGATTTGACTAGTGTGGACGCGGGCTACACGACCGCTTTGGGGCTCTTTTCGACGACGTTCAAGAGATCGGAAAATGGAGATTATCAGGAATTGACTTTCACTACTCCGCAAGGCACTACAGGGGATGTAGACCTGGCGGGTGCCGAAGGAACATTGGTCTCGGCGGATGGCGAGCGGGTTTTTCTAGTGAAGGGAACCGCAACAGGCATTACTGGAGGCTCATGGAACTTGGAAGTTGCAAGTCAATAG